In Mercurialis annua linkage group LG5, ddMerAnnu1.2, whole genome shotgun sequence, a single genomic region encodes these proteins:
- the LOC126682271 gene encoding 60S ribosomal protein L32-1, whose amino-acid sequence MAVPLLTKKIVKKRVKKFKRPQWDRKISVKENWRRPKGIDSRVRRKFKGVTLMPNIGYGSDKKTRHYLPNGFKKFVVHNVQELELLMMHNRTYCAEIAHDVSTRKRKDIVERAAQLDVVVTNKLARLRSQEDE is encoded by the exons ATGGCGGTTCCGTTGCTGACAAAGAAGATCGTGAAGAAGAGAGTCAAGAAGTTTAAGAGGCCACAGTGGGATCGCAAGATCTCCGTCAAG GAAAACTGGCGCAGACCAAAAGGTATTGACTCTAGGGTCAGAAGAAAGTTCAAAGGTGTCACGTTGATGCCAAATATTGGATACGGCTCAGACAAGAAGACTCGACACTATCTTCCAAATGGATTCAAGAAGTTTGTTGTTCACAATGTCCAAGAACTTGAACTCTTGATGATGCATAACAG GACTTACTGTGCTGAAATTGCACATGATGTGTCCACAAGGAAGAGGAAAGATATTGTGGAGCGAGCTGCCCAGCTTGATGTTGTTGTAACCAACAAGCTTGCTAGGTTACGTAGCCAGGAAGATGAATGA
- the LOC126682270 gene encoding pentatricopeptide repeat-containing protein At5g46460, mitochondrial: MTFCSKRELKLCTAKNAAFYKPKGIHDRYCNNATMSHSRAIFRIHKIHPKTFQFPMFITKFSKSCINVKYSTKIIISSCRNLLSDNLKNQNLDQARIIFDKIPSPDAYSYTLMINNYARNDKLSDALYLFDKMPVRDIISWNSMIQGCLDCGYLGMARKLFDEMPERNVVSWTTMVNGYLKFGKVEVAERLFWVMPVRDVAAWNAMIYGFCANGRVEEGLKLFERMPSRNVISWTSMIGGLDQNGKSDEGLSLFGKMMMESGVKPTSKTFACVLTACANATDFNLGVQVHSHAVQLGYSFDEFISASLITLYSNCNTVENAQRVFDETMSKNVVIWTALLSGYVLNSEHEDALRVFSDMIKMGVSPNQSTMSSAFNSCRRLEALDRGKEIHTVAVKLGLETDVFVGNSLIVMYNECGNLNDSVAVFKRIKEKNVVSWNSIIIGSSQYGHGMWVLIFFNQMIRAGVDPDEITFTGLLSACSHSGMLQKGRRFFQYAQQYKPIELSLQHYACMVDILGRSGKLDEAEELIENMPMEANSMIWLSLLSACRMHSNVDVAERAARHIFAVEPHCSAAYVLLSNLYASAGRWADVSRVRFKMKQVGIVKQPGSSWVVLRGRRHEFLSGDRSHPLSEKIYEKLDWLVGKLKELGYVPDGRLALHDVEDEQKEEMLSYHSERLAIGFALISTVEGSTITVMKNLRVCGDCHSVIKLITNVTGREIVVRDSSRFHHFRNGNCSCGDYW; encoded by the coding sequence ATGACATTTTGCTCAAAAAGAGAGCTGAAGCTATGCACGGCTAAAAACGCTGCGTTTTACAAGCCCAAAGGGATTCATGACCGTTACTGTAACAATGCGACCATGTCACACTCTCGCGCCATTTTTCGAATTCATAAAATTCACCCCAAAACTTTCCAATTTCCAATGTTTATCACAAAATTTTCTAAATCATGTATTAATGTCAAGTATAGTacgaaaattattatttcctcTTGCAGAAATTTGCTATCTGATAACTTGAAGAACCAAAATTTAGACCAGGCCCGtattatttttgacaaaattcCATCTCCAGATGCGTATTCATACACTTTAATGATCAACAATTATGCTAGAAATGATAAGTTAAGTGATGCACTGTATCTGTTTGATAAAATGCCTGTGAGAGATATAATTTCATGGAATTCAATGATTCAAGGATGCTTAGATTGCGGGTATCTGGGTATGGCTAGAAAGTTGTTTGATGAAATGCCCGAGAGAAATGTTGTTTCTTGGACGACAATGGTGAATGGGTATTTGAAGTTTGGGAAAGTGGAGGTTGCTGAACGGTTATTTTGGGTCATGCCAGTTAGGGATGTTGCTGCGTGGAACGCGATGATTTATGGGTTTTGCGCGAATGGGAGAGTTGAAGAGGGTTTAAAGTTGTTTGAGAGGATGCCGTCCAGGAATGTTATTTCGTGGACTTCGATGATTGGCGGGCTTGATCAGAATGGGAAGAGTGATGAGGGTTTGTCTCTTTTTGGGAAGATGATGATGGAGTCGGGTGTTAAGCCTACTTCGAAAACATTTGCTTGTGTTTTGACAGCGTGTGCTAATGCCACGGACTTCAATTTGGGTGTTCAGGTTCATAGTCATGCTGTTCAGTTAGGATATAGTTTTGATGAATTTATATCAGCCTCATTGATAACCTTATATTCGAACTGCAACACAGTTGAGAATGCTCAACGGGTTTTTGATGAGACGATGTCTAAAAATGTAGTTATATGGACAGCTCTTTTATCTGGATATGTTTTAAATAGTGAGCATGAAGATGCATTGAGAGTTTTCAGTGATATGATAAAGATGGGTGTTTCTCCAAACCAATCTACAATGAGCAGTGCTTTTAATTCATGTCGTCGGTTAGAGGCTCTTGATAGGGGTAAAGAGATTCATACGGTAGCAGTTAAGCTAGGTTTGGAAACTGATGTCTTCGTTGGCAATTCTCTAATAGTCATGTATAATGAATGTGGTAATTTAAATGATTCTGTTGCTGTCTTCAAAagaattaaagagaaaaatgtTGTCTCTTGGAATTCAATTATCATTGGGAGCTCACAGTATGGACATGGCATGtgggttttgattttctttaacCAGATGATACGTGCAGGTGTAGACCCAGACGAGATCACATTTACTGGATTACTTTCTGCTTGCAGCCATTCTGGTATGTTACAGAAGGGGAGGAGATTTTTTCAGTATgctcagcaatataagccgatTGAGCTGAGTCTTCAGCATTATGCTTGTATGGTGGATATCTTAGGTAGAAGCGGGAAGTTGGACGAAGCAGAGGAGTTAATAGAAAATATGCCTATGGAAGCAAATTCTATGATATGGCTAAGCCTCCTTAGTGCTTGCAGGATGCATTCTAATGTTGATGTTGCTGAAAGGGCTGCAAGACATATCTTTGCCGTAGAACCACATTGTAGCGCTGCCTATGTTCTATTGTCTAATTTATATGCTTCTGCAGGTAGATGGGCTGATGTTTCCAGAGTAAGATTTAAGATGAAGCAAGTAGGCATTGTGAAACAACCGGGGTCTAGTTGGGTGGTCCTAAGAGGAAGGAGACACGAATTTCTTTCCGGAGATAGGTCTCACCCTCTCAGTGAGAAAATATATGAAAAGTTGGATTGGTTGGTCGGAAAACTAAAGGAATTGGGTTATGTTCCTGATGGAAGATTAGCTTTACATGATGTTGAGGATGAGCAGAAGGAAGAGATGTTATCTTATCACAGTGAAAGGCTTGCAATTGGATTTGCTTTAATTAGTACTGTGGAGGGAAGCACAATAACTGTGATGAAGAATCTTCGAGTATGTGGTGATTGCCACTCTGTAATTAAGCTCATCACAAACGTTACAGGTCGAGAGATTGTCGTCAGGGATTCTAGTCGTTTCCACCATTTCAGGAACGGTAATTGTTCTTGTGGAGATTATTGGTAG
- the LOC126681026 gene encoding membrane protein PM19L, translating to MANTQMKPVATLLLVLNFCMYAIILGIGSWAMNRAIDHGFIIGPDFSLPAHFSPIYFPMGNAATGFFVMFALIAGVVGAASALAGLNHIRSWTADSLPAAASVAAIAWSLTLLAMGFGCKEIELHNRNARLRTMEAFLIILSATQLLYIAAIHSAATNKR from the exons ATGGCTAATACTCAGATGAAACCTGTTGCCACTCTGCTCTTGGTTTTGAATTTCTGCATGTATGCAATTATTTTGGGGATTGGGAGCTGGGCTATGAACAGAGCTATTGATCATGGCTTCATCATAG GACCTGATTTTAGTCTTCCGGCTCATTTCTCACCGATTTACTTTCCGATGGGAAATGCTGCGACTGGATTTTTTGTGATGTTTGCTCTGATTGCTGGAGTTGTTGGTGCTGCATCTGCATTAGCTGGTCTTAACCACATCCGTTCTTGGACTGCCGATAGCTTGCCGGCTGCAGCCTCAGTTGCTGCCATTGCTTGGTCTCTCACTCTCCTCGCTATGGG CTTTGGCTGCAAAGAGATTGAGCTTCACAACAGGAACGCTCGTCTG AGAACCATGGAAGCATTTCTCATCATCCTATCAGCTACACAGCTACTGTACATAGCAGCCATTCATAGTGCTGCTACAAACAAGAGATGA
- the LOC126681025 gene encoding uncharacterized protein LOC126681025, with translation MPSGAKKRRKAAQKRKEQQTNNNTNPQGNDDPKSQDERDSDGGDVDSPASQDHHNEEHPFREESEDFEKRERSASVEGVSSDAQGNRVGVEDDGVVKIEKELDSEQDAESKDVSVEHVKSAKESQVGDDSSSSSSSSSDDESHTSVKKLKEEAHNAFSNVKKVILEEITQVSGAKKLLEKANGNSIVETVPSDNLDEPPVPLSEMAKCVMEDAEVESAKVLDVIESVLKENEDKLLPKSNDVGVSNSLVTSDINGNESKISDTHVSETTISVEKSKHSEASGGTVNGNEGKMLTPSSAHPSEAGKNAVKARDDEPSESTETQPLVSSVPRVTQRTSFMNCCGLLDLFTGSDR, from the exons atgCCATCAGGTgcaaagaagagaagaaaagcAGCTCAGAAAAGGAAAGAACAGCAAACcaataataatactaatcctcaag GTAACGATGATCCGAAAAGCCAGGATGAGAGGGACAGTGATGGCGGGGATGTTGACTCCCCGGCTTCACAGGACCACCACAACGAGGAGCATCCATTTCGTGAGGAGAGTGAAGATTTTGAAAAGAGAGAGCGGTCGGCGTCTGTTGAGGGAGTCTCTAGTGATGCACAAGGTAACCGAGTTGGAGTAGAGGATGACGGTGTTGTGAAAATTGAGAAAGAGCTGGATTCTGAACAGGATGCCGAGAGCAAAGATGTTAGTGTGGAGCACGTTAAATCTGCAAAGGAGTCGCAAGTTGGAGATGACAGTAGCTCTAGCAGTAGCAGTTCTTCTGATGATGAGTCTCATACTTCTGTCAAAAAATTGAAGGAGGAAGCACATAATGCATTCAGTAATGTGAAAAAGGTGATCCTTGAAGAGATAACGCAAGTTTCTGGAGCTAAAAAATTACTCGAGAAAGCTAATGGAAACTCCATTGTGGAAACTGTCCCGTCTGACAACTTGGATGAACCTCCTGTGCCCCTGTCTGAGATGGCAAAATGTGTGATGGAAGATGCTGAAGTTGAGAGCGCAAAGGTTCTGGATGTGATTGAATCAGTGTTGAAGGAAAATGAGGATAAGTTGCTGCCGAAATCTAATGATGTTGGGGTATCAAATAGTCTGGTTACTTCTGATATAAATGGAAATGAGAGTAAGATATCGGATACTCATGTTTCCGAAACTACTATTTCTGTTGAGAAGAGCAAACATTCTGAGGCTTCCGGTGGTACTGTGAATGGAAATGAGGGCAAAATGCTGACACCATCAAGCGCTCATCCTTCTGAAGCTGGTAAGAATGCAGTTAAAGCCAGAGATGATGAACCGTCTGAATCTACTGAAACCCAG CCTCTTGTATCTTCAGTTCCAAGAGTAACTCAGAGGACCTCCTTCATGAATTGCTGTGGTTTACTTGATCTGTTTACAGGCTCCGACAGATAG